In Halovulum dunhuangense, one genomic interval encodes:
- a CDS encoding MFS transporter, whose translation MLTVLRTSWPLLLGLLFLMVGNGLQGTLLGVRGAIEGYDAGTMSYVMSAYFLGFLAGSKLTPALIAQVGHVRVFAALASLISAAFILYAAIPHPVSWALMRFIVGLCFCGVYIVSESWLNGASTNETRGQALSLYMIVQMVGIIAAQGLLNIADPAEYTLFVIMSVLVSVAFAPILLSKTPAPAFEATKPMTLAQLFHISPLGMVGCFLLGGVFSGIFGMSAVYASEAGFSTAQTSLLVGLIYLGGLLFQYPVGWISDRMDRRKLIVGGTAIGAAASLLALPVLGDFTVVCIVGFIVGAMANPLYSLMIAYTNDFLEPGDMASASGGLLFANGLGAIMGPIVIGLLMARIGPVGFFVFLGTLFAAVMVYALYRMTQRPAPAVEDTTAYSPVFHQATPVALEVAQEVAQEKADEAAARA comes from the coding sequence ATGCTGACCGTTTTGCGCACCTCGTGGCCGCTTCTGCTGGGCCTTCTTTTCCTGATGGTGGGCAACGGGTTGCAGGGTACGCTACTAGGCGTGCGCGGCGCGATCGAGGGCTATGACGCGGGCACGATGTCCTATGTGATGTCGGCCTATTTCCTTGGCTTCCTGGCGGGCTCCAAGCTGACGCCGGCACTGATCGCGCAGGTGGGCCATGTGCGCGTCTTCGCGGCGCTGGCCTCGCTGATCTCGGCGGCCTTCATCCTTTATGCGGCGATCCCGCATCCCGTCAGCTGGGCGCTGATGCGCTTCATCGTCGGGCTATGCTTCTGCGGGGTCTACATCGTGTCGGAAAGCTGGCTCAACGGGGCGTCGACCAACGAGACGCGGGGCCAGGCGCTGTCGCTCTACATGATCGTGCAGATGGTGGGCATCATCGCGGCGCAGGGCTTGCTGAACATCGCAGATCCGGCCGAATACACGCTTTTCGTCATCATGTCGGTGCTGGTGTCGGTGGCTTTCGCGCCGATCCTGCTGTCGAAGACCCCCGCACCGGCCTTCGAGGCGACGAAGCCCATGACGCTGGCGCAGCTGTTCCATATCTCGCCGCTGGGCATGGTCGGCTGCTTCCTGCTGGGGGGCGTGTTCTCGGGCATTTTCGGAATGAGCGCGGTCTACGCCTCGGAGGCCGGGTTCTCCACGGCGCAGACCTCGCTGCTGGTGGGGTTGATCTACCTCGGCGGCCTGCTGTTCCAGTATCCCGTGGGCTGGATCTCGGACCGGATGGACCGGCGCAAGCTGATCGTGGGGGGCACCGCGATCGGGGCGGCCGCCTCGCTTCTTGCGCTGCCGGTTCTGGGCGATTTCACCGTGGTCTGCATCGTGGGCTTCATCGTGGGCGCGATGGCGAACCCGCTCTATTCGCTGATGATCGCCTATACCAACGACTTCCTGGAGCCGGGCGACATGGCCTCCGCCTCGGGCGGGCTTCTGTTCGCCAACGGGCTGGGCGCGATCATGGGCCCCATCGTGATCGGCCTGCTGATGGCGCGGATCGGCCCGGTCGGGTTCTTCGTCTTTCTCGGCACGCTCTTTGCCGCTGTCATGGTCTATGCGCTCTACCGCATGACCCAGCGCCCGGCACCCGCGGTCGAGGACACCACCGCCTATTCGCCGGTGTTCCACCAGGCGACCCCGGTCGCGCTGGAAGTGGCGCAGGAGGTTGCACAGGAAAAGGCGGACGAGGCAGCCGCGCGCGCCTGA
- the queA gene encoding tRNA preQ1(34) S-adenosylmethionine ribosyltransferase-isomerase QueA, with translation MDDLTLDDFDFALPEELIALRPARPRPASRLLVARGDGIADAHVADLADFLRPGDLLVFNDTRVIPARLRGTRTRDSAHGDGVSQVEVMLAHARPDGSWDALARPAKRLRAGDVIRFAGDLSAEVISRDGAMVALRFDRTGPDFDAALEAAGEMPLPPYIESRRAADEQDLEDYQTVFARVRGAVAAPTASLHFDDALLARLAEAGVQSTFVTLHVGAGTFLPVKVENIALHRMHAEWGEVTEEAAAAIAAARARGGRVIPVGTTALRLIEAAARGGTIAPFRGDTDIFIRPGFAFHVADGLMTNFHLPKSTLMMLVSALMGVDRIRRIYDHAIAGRYRFFSYGDSSLLLPDA, from the coding sequence ATGGACGATCTTACCCTCGACGATTTCGACTTCGCGCTGCCCGAGGAACTCATCGCGCTGCGCCCCGCGCGGCCGCGCCCGGCCTCGCGGCTGCTGGTGGCGCGGGGCGATGGCATCGCGGATGCGCATGTGGCCGACCTGGCCGATTTCCTGCGCCCCGGCGACCTGCTTGTCTTCAACGACACCCGCGTGATCCCGGCGCGCCTGCGCGGCACGCGGACCCGCGACAGCGCGCATGGCGACGGCGTCTCGCAGGTCGAGGTGATGCTGGCCCATGCCCGCCCCGACGGCAGCTGGGACGCGCTGGCGCGGCCCGCCAAGCGCCTGCGCGCGGGCGACGTGATCCGCTTTGCCGGCGATCTGTCGGCCGAGGTGATCTCGCGCGACGGCGCGATGGTGGCGCTGCGCTTCGACCGCACGGGGCCGGATTTCGACGCGGCGCTGGAAGCCGCCGGAGAGATGCCGCTGCCGCCCTACATCGAAAGCAGGCGCGCCGCCGACGAACAGGACCTGGAGGATTACCAGACGGTGTTCGCGCGGGTGCGCGGCGCGGTGGCGGCCCCGACCGCATCGCTGCATTTCGACGACGCGCTGCTGGCGCGGCTGGCCGAGGCGGGCGTTCAAAGCACCTTCGTCACCCTGCATGTCGGTGCGGGCACCTTCCTTCCCGTCAAGGTCGAGAACATCGCCCTGCATCGGATGCACGCCGAATGGGGCGAGGTGACGGAAGAAGCCGCCGCCGCCATCGCCGCCGCCAGGGCGCGCGGCGGGCGGGTTATCCCGGTCGGCACCACGGCGCTGCGCCTGATCGAAGCGGCCGCCCGCGGCGGCACGATCGCGCCATTTCGGGGCGATACCGACATCTTCATCCGGCCGGGATTCGCATTCCATGTGGCCGACGGGCTGATGACGAATTTCCACCTGCCGAAATCCACGCTGATGATGCTGGTTTCGGCGCTGATGGGGGTGGACCGCATCCGCCGCATCTATGACCATGCCATCGCGGGCCGATACCGCTTCTTTTCCTACGGCGACAGTTCGCTGCTGCTGCCCGACGCCTGA
- a CDS encoding AsmA-like C-terminal region-containing protein, whose protein sequence is MKAARRQIAATTARRGRRRPAQGRLTRFCAFCLRETGSLVAKLVSLTAILALVVLALLDGREFVLNSIDPRLKHWIAERIGAEEITVGSVGFTLGEGADPAGLTLNDVRIGGGEGPSLSLPRIATGFQVLGGLQGALRPTSIALDGIALDLIRAETGALTLSADRAGAGAPVPLLGAGGGGGADFEAMLDAAAIFGRLEALSRLQRVDLVGADITYHDGRAGRRWVARDASAYLERGAGRLNASVTATLSDGQGASVPVQATIQRQEAAGITRYAVRFDNARPGDVAAQVALLEFLALVDAPVSGALAAEFSDAGNLLALSGALRMGAGALRPTPEREIAFDAASVYFSYDPRSDRFRLDSLDLVTERGSLRADGVVLVDRDATGAVAALVSQLDLYQVALAGTEGAPIVFRNGRAVTRLTRSPFTIEIGTLSLRDGDTRVSLSGRARPEPEGWDVALDAGAVNLPRDRLMPLWPAELRPRLRTWLDERLEAGLVTEASLHLRQRGGAREIGLDFGFRDGVARILPRMPALVGARGTGQLIDGRFELVLDAGHTGPGQGAGVDLAGSRMLVADARARPSVAEIRLEGSGQIPQLLALVDNPPLRLPSRAGQGTDMATGRAEVVATLRLPLRDGLTDRDVEADVRATLSDVRSGSLVPGRVLAAETLKLNATNDTLEIAGTVRLDDVPLEARLARPLGPDAGPATVTGSLVVTPLSVAGLGIPLPEGSLEGQGTGRFALTLGPEGVPPAYSVDLPLSGLALSIPPLGWRKSAAAEGSLQLAGRLGPAPTVEDLRLGAPGLRIEGALDISGQRLEGARLSRLALGGWLDAPLRWRAGNPAKVAIEGGRIDLRRGLPPMAGLGGGGGGGGVALDFAPREVIVTDAIRLTDLRGSLATGQAPLGRFTAQVNGRAPLSGFLREGGEVFLQSEDGGAALRAAGLFRNAAGGTLRVSLAPGGGALSGVFSLQGSRVLSDATLARLLEGATVEGLARRAAAGGEGIAFADAQGRFAIADGRVTVSGARAVGPDLGVTISGTYDTVAGRLDMNGVLSPLYALNGMFERLPLIGRLLGGRPGEGLLGANFRITGSASEPQISVNPLSILTPGAIREIFAQGAPDAPGG, encoded by the coding sequence TTGAAGGCAGCCCGCAGACAGATCGCCGCCACCACGGCGCGGCGCGGACGCAGACGCCCCGCACAGGGGCGGCTGACGCGGTTCTGCGCCTTCTGCCTGCGCGAGACGGGGTCGCTGGTGGCAAAGCTGGTCAGCCTGACGGCCATCCTCGCGCTGGTGGTGCTGGCGCTGCTCGACGGGCGGGAATTCGTGCTGAACTCCATCGACCCGCGGCTCAAGCACTGGATCGCAGAGCGGATCGGCGCCGAGGAGATCACCGTCGGCTCTGTCGGCTTCACGCTGGGCGAAGGCGCGGACCCTGCGGGACTGACGCTGAACGACGTGCGCATCGGGGGCGGCGAGGGGCCGAGCCTGTCGCTGCCGCGGATCGCCACCGGCTTCCAGGTGCTTGGCGGCCTGCAGGGGGCGCTGCGGCCGACCTCCATCGCGCTCGACGGTATCGCGCTGGACCTGATCCGGGCCGAAACGGGGGCCCTGACGCTGAGCGCCGATCGCGCGGGCGCCGGTGCGCCGGTGCCGCTGTTGGGCGCGGGCGGGGGTGGCGGCGCCGATTTCGAAGCCATGCTGGACGCCGCCGCCATCTTCGGGCGGCTCGAGGCGCTGTCGCGGCTGCAACGGGTGGACCTGGTCGGGGCCGACATCACCTATCACGACGGCCGCGCCGGGCGGCGCTGGGTGGCGCGGGACGCAAGCGCCTATCTCGAACGCGGGGCCGGGCGGCTCAACGCGTCGGTCACTGCCACGCTCAGCGACGGGCAGGGGGCGTCCGTGCCGGTGCAGGCCACCATCCAGCGGCAGGAGGCGGCGGGGATCACGCGCTACGCGGTCCGCTTCGACAATGCGCGGCCCGGGGATGTCGCGGCGCAGGTGGCGCTGCTCGAGTTTCTCGCGCTGGTGGACGCGCCGGTCTCGGGGGCGCTTGCCGCGGAATTCAGCGATGCGGGCAACCTGCTGGCGCTGTCGGGCGCGCTTCGGATGGGCGCGGGTGCCCTGCGCCCGACGCCCGAGCGCGAGATCGCCTTCGACGCGGCATCGGTCTATTTCTCGTACGACCCGCGCAGCGACCGGTTCCGGCTCGACTCGCTCGATCTGGTGACCGAGCGCGGCAGCCTGCGCGCGGACGGGGTCGTGCTGGTGGACCGCGATGCCACGGGGGCGGTCGCGGCGCTGGTCAGCCAGCTCGATCTCTACCAGGTGGCGCTGGCGGGCACCGAGGGCGCGCCGATCGTCTTTCGCAACGGTCGCGCCGTGACGCGGCTCACGCGCAGCCCCTTCACGATCGAGATCGGCACGCTGTCACTGCGCGACGGCGATACCCGTGTCAGCCTGTCGGGCCGCGCCCGGCCGGAACCCGAAGGCTGGGACGTTGCGCTGGACGCAGGGGCGGTGAACCTGCCGCGTGACCGGCTCATGCCGCTCTGGCCCGCCGAGTTGCGGCCGCGCCTGCGCACCTGGCTGGACGAGCGGCTTGAGGCGGGGCTTGTGACCGAGGCAAGCCTGCACCTGCGCCAGCGCGGGGGCGCGCGGGAGATCGGCCTCGATTTCGGCTTCCGGGACGGCGTCGCGCGCATCCTGCCGCGGATGCCCGCGCTGGTGGGCGCGCGCGGCACGGGCCAGCTGATCGACGGACGGTTCGAACTGGTGCTCGATGCGGGGCACACCGGGCCCGGGCAGGGCGCGGGCGTCGATCTGGCGGGCAGCCGCATGCTGGTTGCCGATGCGCGGGCCCGGCCGTCGGTGGCGGAGATACGGCTGGAGGGGTCAGGGCAGATCCCGCAGCTGCTGGCGCTGGTGGACAACCCGCCGCTGCGCTTGCCAAGCCGCGCGGGGCAGGGCACGGACATGGCCACCGGCCGCGCCGAGGTGGTCGCCACCCTGCGCCTGCCGCTTCGCGACGGGCTGACGGACCGGGACGTGGAGGCGGATGTCCGCGCGACGCTGAGCGATGTCCGCTCGGGGTCGCTGGTGCCGGGCCGGGTGCTGGCGGCAGAGACGCTGAAGCTGAACGCCACGAACGACACGCTCGAGATCGCGGGGACCGTGCGGCTGGACGACGTGCCGCTGGAGGCGCGCCTTGCCCGGCCGCTTGGCCCCGATGCCGGACCGGCGACGGTGACCGGAAGCCTGGTGGTGACGCCCCTGTCCGTCGCCGGGCTGGGCATTCCGTTGCCGGAAGGCAGCCTTGAGGGGCAAGGCACGGGCCGCTTCGCGCTGACCCTGGGCCCCGAGGGCGTGCCGCCTGCATATTCGGTCGATCTGCCGCTTTCGGGGCTGGCCCTGTCGATCCCGCCGCTGGGCTGGCGCAAATCGGCCGCCGCCGAAGGCAGCCTGCAACTTGCGGGCCGCCTTGGCCCCGCGCCGACGGTCGAGGATCTGCGCCTGGGTGCCCCGGGCCTGCGGATCGAGGGGGCGCTGGACATCTCCGGGCAGCGGCTTGAGGGCGCGCGCCTGTCGCGGCTGGCGCTTGGCGGCTGGCTCGATGCGCCGCTGCGCTGGCGGGCGGGGAACCCGGCCAAGGTCGCGATCGAGGGCGGGCGCATCGATCTGCGACGCGGCCTGCCCCCAATGGCGGGGCTGGGCGGCGGCGGCGGCGGCGGGGGTGTCGCGCTCGACTTCGCGCCGCGCGAGGTGATCGTGACCGACGCGATCCGGCTGACGGATCTGCGCGGCAGCCTTGCGACCGGGCAGGCGCCGCTGGGTCGCTTCACGGCGCAGGTGAACGGGCGGGCGCCGCTCTCGGGCTTTCTGCGCGAGGGGGGCGAGGTGTTCCTGCAAAGCGAGGATGGCGGCGCAGCCCTGCGCGCGGCGGGGCTTTTCCGCAATGCCGCGGGCGGCACGCTGCGCGTCTCGCTTGCCCCCGGCGGCGGGGCGCTGTCGGGCGTCTTCTCGCTTCAGGGCAGCCGGGTCCTGAGCGATGCGACCCTGGCGCGTCTGCTGGAGGGTGCCACGGTAGAGGGTCTTGCGCGCCGTGCGGCCGCGGGCGGCGAGGGGATCGCCTTTGCCGATGCGCAGGGGCGATTTGCGATTGCCGACGGGCGCGTGACGGTCAGCGGCGCGCGGGCGGTCGGCCCGGATCTGGGCGTGACGATTTCGGGAACCTACGACACGGTGGCGGGCCGGCTTGACATGAACGGCGTGCTGTCGCCGCTCTATGCGCTGAACGGCATGTTCGAGCGCCTGCCGCTGATCGGCCGGCTGCTGGGCGGGCGGCCCGGCGAGGGGTTGCTGGGGGCCAACTTTCGGATTACAGGCAGCGCGAGCGAGCCGCAGATCTCGGTCAATCCGCTTTCCATCCTGACACCCGGCGCCATCCGCGAGATATTCGCCCAGGGCGCCCCGGACGCCCCCGGTGGCTGA
- a CDS encoding peroxiredoxin, which produces MSNTGPQPGENAPDFTLPRDGGQTVSLADFAGKALVLYFYPKDDTGGCTKEAVAFSGLLDDFHAAGAAVLGVSKDTVAKHEKFVAKHDLTVPLLSDAEGDLCERYGAWVEKSMYGKSYMGIERCTFLIGPDGTIARVWRKVKVPGHAEEVLDAVRAL; this is translated from the coding sequence ATGTCCAATACCGGCCCGCAACCCGGCGAAAATGCGCCCGACTTCACCCTGCCCCGCGACGGGGGGCAGACCGTCTCGCTGGCGGATTTCGCCGGCAAGGCGCTGGTGCTCTACTTCTACCCCAAGGACGACACCGGGGGCTGCACCAAGGAAGCAGTCGCGTTTTCCGGCCTGCTGGACGACTTCCACGCCGCCGGGGCCGCGGTGCTGGGCGTGTCCAAGGACACGGTCGCGAAGCACGAGAAATTCGTGGCCAAGCATGACCTGACCGTGCCGCTTCTGTCGGATGCCGAAGGCGATCTGTGCGAGCGCTATGGCGCCTGGGTCGAGAAAAGCATGTATGGCAAGTCCTACATGGGCATCGAGCGCTGCACCTTCCTGATCGGGCCCGACGGCACCATCGCCCGTGTCTGGCGCAAGGTGAAGGTTCCCGGCCATGCCGAGGAGGTGCTGGACGCGGTGCGCGCGCTGTGA
- a CDS encoding ferritin-like domain-containing protein, whose amino-acid sequence MSAALPASLADCAVAVLGTADARAKTALSRRCAAAWFEGREQGRPMPIGTARPPDRPARPAKPELLDPRDVPRRRPGSAAGRLAILHAIAHIELNAVDLHWDIIARFTHVPMPAGFYDDWVKAADEESKHFDLLSDRLEAHGAFYGALPAHAGMWRAAEDTAQDLEARLAVVPMVLEARGLDVTPGMIALFEKAGDADTVAALEVIYAEEVGHVAYGSKWFHFLCGRHDHDPKDRFHDLVRRYFHGALKPPFNVEKRAEAGLPPDFYWPLAEEV is encoded by the coding sequence GTGAGCGCGGCGCTGCCCGCAAGCCTTGCCGACTGTGCCGTGGCGGTGCTGGGCACGGCGGATGCCAGGGCCAAGACGGCCCTGTCGCGCCGCTGCGCCGCCGCCTGGTTCGAGGGGCGCGAACAGGGCAGGCCCATGCCGATCGGCACAGCCCGCCCGCCCGACAGGCCCGCGCGTCCCGCGAAGCCCGAACTTCTGGACCCGCGCGACGTGCCGCGCCGGCGCCCCGGCTCGGCGGCCGGCCGGCTGGCGATCCTGCACGCCATCGCCCATATCGAGTTGAACGCCGTCGACCTGCACTGGGACATCATCGCCCGCTTTACCCATGTGCCGATGCCCGCGGGCTTTTACGACGACTGGGTGAAGGCGGCAGACGAGGAATCAAAGCACTTCGACCTGCTGTCGGACCGGCTTGAAGCGCATGGCGCCTTTTACGGCGCGCTGCCCGCCCATGCCGGGATGTGGCGCGCGGCCGAGGACACGGCGCAGGATCTGGAGGCGCGGCTGGCCGTGGTGCCGATGGTGCTCGAGGCGCGCGGGCTCGACGTGACCCCGGGAATGATCGCGCTTTTCGAGAAGGCGGGCGATGCCGATACCGTCGCGGCGCTCGAGGTCATCTATGCCGAAGAGGTGGGCCATGTCGCCTATGGCTCGAAGTGGTTCCACTTCCTGTGCGGGCGTCACGATCACGACCCGAAGGACCGGTTCCACGACCTTGTGAGACGCTATTTCCACGGCGCGCTGAAGCCGCCCTTCAACGTCGAGAAACGCGCCGAGGCCGGTCTGCCGCCCGACTTCTACTGGCCCCTTGCCGAAGAGGTGTGA
- a CDS encoding DUF5930 domain-containing protein, with translation MTAETTPASHAGQPARPTARKIVIQTHHATREIALTPSRMALLAGAAVLGLGWTLTATAGFVVSALSPEGAVRGELELVEAAYEDRIATLDTALAEATRRADDTAARLDLALGQIVTQQAMLQEALASETELRSSIGAMRDKLAEAVAARDSAEDRARELTASLTAVRNAADGAGSAEEMEIVLSALSDALHNAVRERDTHRSDLTRLESEIATMELRMQVNADRQERLVASLEDAVQASFGPLESMFEKSGLNVDTLISGVRQSYNGMGGPETLFRASLGGSDPELDERFSALMSDMDRMNMMRIAAAKIPYTMPVRVAHRFTSGFGTRRDPFNGGRRAHNGVDFAAGRGTPIEATADGTVTFAGWQSGYGNFIKIRHAYGFETHYAHLNKIHVKVGDRIARGDHIGDMGTTGRSTGVHLHYEVHLGGKPVNPMTYIRAGRDVF, from the coding sequence ATGACAGCGGAAACCACCCCCGCAAGCCATGCCGGCCAACCTGCGCGTCCGACCGCACGAAAAATCGTCATCCAGACGCATCACGCGACCCGCGAAATTGCCCTGACCCCGTCGCGCATGGCGCTTCTGGCCGGTGCCGCGGTGCTTGGGCTGGGCTGGACGCTGACCGCGACCGCGGGTTTCGTGGTCTCGGCGCTGTCGCCCGAGGGTGCGGTGCGCGGCGAACTCGAACTGGTCGAGGCCGCCTACGAGGATCGGATCGCGACGCTGGACACGGCGCTGGCCGAAGCGACCCGCCGCGCAGACGACACCGCCGCGCGGCTCGATCTTGCGCTGGGCCAGATCGTGACCCAGCAGGCGATGCTCCAGGAGGCGCTGGCCTCGGAGACGGAACTCAGATCCTCCATCGGCGCGATGCGCGACAAGCTGGCCGAGGCGGTCGCCGCGCGCGACAGCGCCGAGGATCGCGCCCGCGAGCTGACCGCAAGCCTGACGGCCGTGCGCAATGCCGCCGACGGCGCCGGTTCCGCCGAGGAAATGGAGATCGTCCTCTCGGCCTTGTCCGATGCGCTGCACAATGCGGTGCGCGAGCGCGACACCCACCGGTCGGACCTGACGCGCCTCGAGTCCGAGATCGCGACCATGGAACTGCGCATGCAGGTCAATGCCGACCGGCAGGAACGGCTGGTCGCCTCGCTCGAGGATGCGGTGCAGGCCTCCTTCGGCCCGCTCGAGTCGATGTTCGAGAAGAGCGGGCTGAACGTGGACACGCTGATTTCCGGCGTGCGCCAGAGCTACAACGGCATGGGTGGCCCCGAGACGCTGTTCCGCGCCAGCCTGGGCGGGTCGGATCCGGAACTGGACGAGCGGTTTTCGGCGCTGATGTCCGACATGGACCGCATGAACATGATGCGGATCGCCGCGGCCAAGATCCCCTACACGATGCCGGTCCGTGTCGCCCACCGCTTCACCAGCGGCTTCGGCACCCGGCGCGACCCGTTCAATGGCGGCCGGCGCGCCCATAACGGCGTCGATTTCGCAGCCGGGCGCGGCACCCCCATCGAGGCGACAGCGGACGGTACCGTCACTTTCGCCGGATGGCAGAGCGGCTATGGCAACTTCATCAAGATCCGCCACGCCTACGGCTTCGAGACGCACTACGCGCATCTCAACAAAATTCACGTCAAGGTCGGAGACCGGATTGCCCGGGGCGATCATATCGGCGATATGGGTACCACGGGCCGCAGCACCGGCGTCCACCTGCACTACGAGGTGCACCTCGGCGGCAAACCGGTCAATCCGATGACATACATAAGGGCTGGCAGAGATGTTTTCTAA
- a CDS encoding bactofilin family protein: protein MFSKSKPEPTTTESSAPKPPSPPSPSATGSSAPASTSPTPAKPKPAPSVLASDLVITGHIKTTGDIQIEGTVEGDIQAHLLTVGENATVKGEIVADDVVVTGRVVGRVRGLKVRLTSTARVEGDIVHKTIAIESGAHFEGSVQRNDDPLKGDSKAVRGGSAE, encoded by the coding sequence ATGTTTTCTAAGAGCAAACCCGAACCGACGACGACCGAAAGCTCCGCGCCCAAGCCGCCGAGCCCGCCGAGCCCCTCGGCCACGGGCAGCAGCGCCCCTGCGTCCACGAGCCCGACGCCGGCCAAGCCCAAGCCCGCACCCTCCGTCCTGGCCTCTGACCTGGTGATCACCGGTCACATCAAGACCACCGGCGACATCCAGATCGAGGGCACCGTCGAGGGCGACATCCAGGCCCATCTTCTGACCGTGGGCGAGAACGCAACCGTCAAGGGCGAGATCGTCGCCGACGACGTCGTGGTCACCGGCCGCGTGGTCGGCCGCGTGCGCGGCCTGAAGGTGCGCCTCACCTCCACCGCCCGGGTCGAGGGCGACATCGTCCACAAGACCATCGCGATCGAAAGCGGCGCCCATTTCGAAGGCTCCGTCCAGCGCAACGACGACCCGCTCAAGGGCGACAGCAAGGCTGTGCGGGGCGGCAGCGCGGAGTAA
- the prfB gene encoding peptide chain release factor 2 — MRAETENQIGEIEKSLALLRQRLNWDTAEHRLEELNAMSEDPELWNDPGRAQKLMRERQQLSDAIDRYKSFAQELADNRDLIELGEAEDDVEVVQEAEAALAELRKRTEQAEIEALLNGEADGNDTFLEINAGAGGTEACDWAQMLQRMYIRWADQHGYKVELQSEEPGSEAGIKSVAYKISGPNAYGWLKSESGVHRLVRISPFGKGSRETSFASVWVYPVVDDNIEIEVNPSDIRVDTYRSSGAGGQHVNTTDSAVRITHLPTGIVVTSSEKSQHQNRDIAMKALKSRLYQMELDKRTAEINAQHEAKGSAGWGNQIRSYVLQPYQMVKDLRTNVETSDTQGVLDGDLDAFMAAVLAMDVAGKSRAEARGED, encoded by the coding sequence ATGCGCGCAGAGACAGAGAACCAGATCGGCGAAATCGAGAAATCGCTGGCCCTGCTGCGCCAGCGTCTCAACTGGGACACGGCCGAGCATCGGCTCGAAGAGCTGAACGCCATGTCCGAGGATCCCGAGCTGTGGAACGATCCAGGCCGCGCGCAGAAGCTGATGCGCGAGCGCCAGCAGCTTTCGGACGCGATCGACCGCTACAAGAGCTTTGCCCAGGAGCTGGCGGACAATCGCGACCTGATCGAACTGGGCGAGGCCGAGGATGACGTCGAGGTGGTCCAAGAGGCCGAGGCGGCCCTTGCCGAGCTGCGCAAGCGCACCGAGCAGGCCGAGATCGAGGCGCTGCTGAACGGCGAGGCGGACGGCAACGACACCTTCCTCGAGATCAATGCCGGCGCCGGTGGCACCGAGGCCTGCGACTGGGCGCAGATGCTTCAGCGCATGTATATCCGCTGGGCCGACCAGCATGGCTACAAGGTCGAGCTTCAGTCCGAGGAACCCGGATCCGAGGCCGGGATCAAGTCGGTCGCCTACAAGATTTCCGGCCCCAACGCCTATGGCTGGCTGAAGTCCGAAAGTGGCGTGCACCGGCTGGTGCGCATCTCGCCTTTCGGCAAGGGCTCGCGCGAGACGTCCTTTGCCTCTGTCTGGGTCTATCCGGTGGTGGACGACAACATCGAGATCGAGGTGAACCCCTCGGACATCCGGGTGGACACCTACCGCTCGTCCGGCGCGGGCGGTCAGCACGTCAACACGACGGATTCCGCGGTCCGGATCACCCACTTGCCCACGGGCATCGTGGTGACGAGTTCCGAGAAGTCCCAGCACCAGAACCGCGACATCGCCATGAAGGCGCTGAAATCGCGGCTCTACCAGATGGAGCTGGACAAGCGGACCGCCGAGATCAACGCCCAGCACGAGGCCAAGGGCAGCGCCGGCTGGGGCAACCAGATCCGCTCCTACGTCCTGCAACCCTACCAGATGGTAAAGGACCTGCGGACCAACGTGGAAACCTCGGACACGCAAGGGGTGCTGGACGGCGACCTGGACGCCTTCATGGCCGCCGTGCTGGCAATGGACGTCGCCGGCAAGAGCCGGGCCGAGGCGCGCGGCGAGGATTGA